The region TTGTAGCCGAGCGCCAGGTTGGCCTCGACCGTGTCGAGCCCCTGATCCTGCAGGCGGTAGGCCTTGAGCTTTTCGATCAATCCGATGCCGCGTCCCTCTTGCGGCAAGTACACCAGTACGCCGGCCCCTTCGCTGCCGATCATCTGCAGCGCCATTTGCAGTTGGTCGCCGCAATCGCAACGCAACGAACTGAGCAAGTCGCCGGTAAAGCACGAAGAGTGCAAACGGACCAAGGGCGCCGCGACCTTGGAGAGATCCCCCATCACCAGCACGATCGGCTCCTGGCCTTCGTAGCGCACGCCGTAGGCGATCACGTCGAACATGCCGTACCGCGTGGGCAGGCGGGCCGGCTCGTTCAATCGATAGACCAGCTTCTCACTGCGGCGGCGGTGACGAATCAACTCTTCGATCGAAATGATTTCCAGGTGATGCTGGCGCGCCAGGGCAAACAACGCCGTGCGATCGGCTCGGCTGCCGTAGCTGTCGAGAATCTCGCACAGTACGCCGGCCGGCGCTAGACCCGCCATCCGCGCCAAATCGACCGCGGCCTCGGTATGTCCGGCGCGGCGTAGTACGCCCCCTTCCTTGGCCACCAGCGGAAACAGATGCCCGGGGCGCACAAAATCGCTGGGCATGCTGCGCGGATCCACCAGGGCCCGAATCGTCGTAGCGCGCTCTTGGGCGGTGATGCCCGTCTTGGACGTGCGATGATCGACCGGCACCGTAAAGGCCGTTCCCAGTGGGGCGGTATTGGTCTCGACCATGGGGGCCAGCTTGAGCCGCTCGCAGACCTCGGGCAGCAGCGGCGCACAGACCTGGCCGCGGCCGTGTGTGATCATGAAATTGACCACCTCGGGGGTCGCCTTCTCGGCGGCACAGATAAAATCCCCTTCGTTCTCCCGATCCTCTGCATCAACCACAATCACCAGGCGCCCGGCCGCAATGGCCTCGACTGCCTGTTCGATGGACGAGAAACCGCTGGTCATGCTCAACTCCCAAGATCGCCAGCCGCGACGGAAAATAAAGGGACTCGCCGCCGGCGGCAAAAAATACCCCAAAAATCGCGATAGCTTATTATAGATGCTGCGACACCAGCCGTCACCGAAAGGATCGGACCCGGCTGCGTTTAGTCGTCGTGCAAAACCGCAGGGAATCTCATGTTGGATCGTGAGGAATACATCGAGCAGGCCTATTTCTTTCGCATTCTCGGCGAACGAGCCCAGCAAAACATCGCCACCCAGGACCTGCTGAAATCGGTACGCGAAGAGATCCTGGCCACGACGAAGCTGCCGATGGCGATCGACTTTCTGGCGGCCGAGTTGAACCTGGCCGGCGTCTTTGCGCCGGCCATGGCGCGGTTGGCCCATTATTTTACCCCGTTCCAAACGTTCGTCGTCGAGATGGCCGAGTCGGAACGGGGCAAATTCGATTTTACGGTGGCGTTGGCGATACTCGAACGCGAAGCGACCTATCGCGCCGAAGGGGCCACGCGGCAGGGAATTTTTCTCTATCAGTTTGAATGCGTGTCGCGCAACCGCCTGGGCTACGATCGTGGCCTGGATGCGATCGCCGCCGACCCGATGTTCGACGAAGCGTGGCGCGAGTGGATCAAAACCGTGCGCCGTCAGATCGGGCTGATCGACTTCGCCGACCTGGTCTACGTCCGCAGCGAACATTACGTGCAAAGGCGCGCTCGCGCAGGCCAAACCGCCGAGGAAGACAAGCCGGCCTTGTTTGGCGTGAAAGAAGGGCGCATCGCGCTAGCGAACCGTCACAAGGACCCGCTGCTGCTGTTTTCGGCCCTGGAGCGGCACCTGCACTATCCGGCCGTGCCGCGCCTCAAACCAGTGGACGAGAGCCGGCAGATTCTGCCGAATCTGCAACGTCGAATTGAACGGCTAGAGACGCGGCTGAAACTGATGGAGGAGGAGCAGAAGGGGGGCATCGACCTGTCGAAGTTCTACGGCCGAAGGATCGAAGTCCCGGACGAGGATGCTGAGTAGTCACAGATCAAGCAGCCAGCCTCCACCGCTCGAATCGATAATCAAAGCTTGTTGCGTGCCAAGCTATTTCGTGCCCGAGTCTGCTTGCGACGGCCATACGCCAGCATGGCAAGCCCACCGAGCGTTGCGAGAATGATCGTCGAGGGCTCGGGAACATTGGGCACCACGGCACACGCTGCGGTTAACTGTTTGAAGAGGGGACCGGTGCCGTGCGTTGCGTCGGAAAGGATCGTGCGATTTCCGGTCGCCGGATCGACTTGAACCAAAGTGCTTGCTAAAAAACCTCCCTCGTAGAGCGTGCCATCCGCGGCGACTCCGATTTGGCCACCGTCACCCCCAAAAAACGGTCCGGTACCCACGCCGATTCCCGTGACGAGCGTGCGATCTCCGGTCACAGGATTAACGGATATGATTCCTGCGCCAGCGTAGGTGGTGCCAATGTACAGATTGCCTGAAGGGCCATACTCCACATCAGTTAGGTTTTTACCTTGTGGGACGAATGGGCCGCTCCCCACTGTGTTGCTTGATATGACAATAGTAGTTCCGGTGATGGGGTCGAGCCGCTCGACAGAGTTTATGGCTTCGTTTGCGATGATCAGGTCACTGCCATTGGGCAGGAAGCCGTAAACGGCGAATGTCGAGGTTAGCGAGGCTCCGGGGATCTGAGTCCGATTGCCCGTCGTAGGGTCGACATTTAGCAAACTTCCGCCCGAGAGAATGATCTGGCTGCCCACCTGGCGAGCTGCGGTAAACTGATCGTACGGTCCCGTGCCGACAGATGGCGAACTGATGATCGTGCGGTTTCCCGTCGCAGGGTCCACCCGCATCAGCCCGTTCGCCCCGACTAGTAGACTTCCGTCAGAAGCGAACGTGACTGACGGGATAGTGCCGGAAAAAGTAGGTCCGGTGCCATGCGTGTTGTCTGACAGAATCGTCCGGTCGCCGGTCACAGGATCAACCACTATTAGCCCGTAGTCGGTGTCGGTAGAACCGATTTCCGCGCCAATGACGACGTCGCCAGGGCTGAGCGTGACTGCATGAACCGCCGATGCCCGTACACAAATGATCACGAGCCACGCGCCGGCAAACACAATGGGAAAGAACCCACGCCCGCAACACGAAGATTCGTTTGATGCCATGCAAACAAGTGCCCTGGTGGAACCTCGGAAAGGTCCAGTGCGTGTAGCAGGCGCGTACAATAGCGCCTGGGAATTAACGGGATCGCGCTAGAAAGTCGACGAGAAATGGATCGCGAGAGAACAAACGCGATCGATCGCGTCGCGGTCGGCGGCAGAGGATGGCCAGTGGCGTGCTCCGAGATTTGGGCAACGTGCTTGAAAAGCTAACCTCGCCGAGAGCCGATAGCAAGAAATCGCCAAGGGGCTACTGGCAACACCGGTCTGGGCGCATTGCCGAGTACCGGGTGCCATGCCCACGCCAAGCGTGGGCATGCGAATCC is a window of Pirellulales bacterium DNA encoding:
- the ribB gene encoding 3,4-dihydroxy-2-butanone-4-phosphate synthase, whose amino-acid sequence is MTSGFSSIEQAVEAIAAGRLVIVVDAEDRENEGDFICAAEKATPEVVNFMITHGRGQVCAPLLPEVCERLKLAPMVETNTAPLGTAFTVPVDHRTSKTGITAQERATTIRALVDPRSMPSDFVRPGHLFPLVAKEGGVLRRAGHTEAAVDLARMAGLAPAGVLCEILDSYGSRADRTALFALARQHHLEIISIEELIRHRRRSEKLVYRLNEPARLPTRYGMFDVIAYGVRYEGQEPIVLVMGDLSKVAAPLVRLHSSCFTGDLLSSLRCDCGDQLQMALQMIGSEGAGVLVYLPQEGRGIGLIEKLKAYRLQDQGLDTVEANLALGYKADTRDYGVGIQLLKDLGLTKVRLLTNNPKKTDAFIYGGFDLQVVDQVPILPPMNEHNAGYLATKREKLGHQLPEGP
- a CDS encoding PEP-CTERM sorting domain-containing protein; the encoded protein is MASNESSCCGRGFFPIVFAGAWLVIICVRASAVHAVTLSPGDVVIGAEIGSTDTDYGLIVVDPVTGDRTILSDNTHGTGPTFSGTIPSVTFASDGSLLVGANGLMRVDPATGNRTIISSPSVGTGPYDQFTAARQVGSQIILSGGSLLNVDPTTGNRTQIPGASLTSTFAVYGFLPNGSDLIIANEAINSVERLDPITGTTIVISSNTVGSGPFVPQGKNLTDVEYGPSGNLYIGTTYAGAGIISVNPVTGDRTLVTGIGVGTGPFFGGDGGQIGVAADGTLYEGGFLASTLVQVDPATGNRTILSDATHGTGPLFKQLTAACAVVPNVPEPSTIILATLGGLAMLAYGRRKQTRARNSLARNKL